The nucleotide sequence AGACCTGCGCGCCCTGCGCGTCCAGGTCGATGAGCCGCACCGCTTCCACGGGCAAGACGCCGGCGGAAGGCGCGAATGTCACGCGCTGGATCACATAATTTGAGTCATCCCGCAGGTCCGCCTCCCACGCGGCAGTGAACGCCTGGTCCGGCGAGACCAGCGTGGCCCCGACCCGCACGCCGTCCCGGCGGTCCGCTCCTCGCCGCGCATCGGCGCAACCGGTGATCTTCTCCGTCCAAGGACGTTCGCGCAGCGTGCAGTCCGAAGCCTTGATTACCCCGCCACCGGTCAGGGAGATGACAAAGACCTCGCCATTGGCCGCGGCATGTTCCGCGGACTCCGCGGCGGAAGCGAACGCGCCGAGGCGCAACCCGCCGTCGAACTGCCACGTGGCGGAGACCGCGCCGTTCCGGAGCGTGACGGCATTCTCCGGCATGTCTGAAACGGCGGGCCCCGGTTCCGGCCCCGGGTACACCACGGCGGCGGTCCCGGCATTCCCCAAGGTCACGAACAGGCAAACCAGCCAGAGGCGATTCCCGCTCAACATGTTCTTCTCCAGCGTTTGGGATGTGCCGCAGGCGCGCATCCCGGTCACGAATCTTACTCCCGCAACGCCTCGTGCAGCCGGCGCAGCAATCCCGCGGCCTCTTCGTGGACAACGGGCGCGATGTCCGGCCCGCTCGAGTTTTGCTCACCGTACTGGCCGCCCGGCTCATAGGCATGCGGCGGCTCGGCATCCCACTGGCTCTTGGGGACAATGTAGCCGATCTCGTCGTTCGCGAGCCCGATGATCATGCGCATACGCCCTTCCATGAGGTCGCGGCGCAGAGGCGGCGTTTCGACGGGCGCAAGGGGATAGAAATCCGCGCCTTCGGGGTTCTCGACGCCGCCGTCACAGATTTCGGGGTAGATTTCGCCGGGGATGGTGAGCATTTCGACATCGCCAAGCCGCACGACATCGATCTCCGACCGCGCGTTGCACGGCCAGAACACGCCGGGATGGATCAGGCCGAGGACGACGAAGTACATGAACAATCCCCGAATCGGCCCGTAGATGGTCTTGGCGCCGACGGCCAGGCGCGGCTGTTCGTTCTTCCATACGCCGTCGCCGCGCAACGCGTTCACGGTCGCAATAGCCAGATTCTCGCCCAGCGCCTGCGCCTTTTCGAAGGATTCCTCCTGGAACACGCGCGTCCCCTCGCGGTGCGGCACCTCGACACCGAGCGGCGTCATAAGCCCGCCGACCATGCCCTGGAAATACAGGCACATACCGCCCAGGCCCTCCGTACCGTTGGGTCCCGGAACGCCCGATTCGACGCCGTTGCGCCAGTAGCCGCAGAAATCCGCCGTGATGTACGGATTGCGCCCGCCCAGCACCTCCGGATGATTGCCCCAGTTGACCACGGTCGCGATTGTCTCTTCCGTTCCCGGCTTGACGAAGCGGATGCAGTGCAATTGCGTGTCGATGACGATGGGCTTGCGCGAATCGGCCACGAACCCGGCCGGGGCCAGCTCCTTCGTTGCGCAATACATCTCAGCCGGCTGCAAATGGGCCGCCGCTTCTTCGACGGCTTCCTTGCAGGCGTTGAGCACCTGTTCAAGGTATGCATCGTCGAAATTCCAAGGTGTCGGGATCGGCCCGCTGTAGATGCCCATGATATCGGGCGATTCGTGATTGTGCACGCAGGAGACTATCACGTGGTCGATGCGCAGGCCGGGATCGATGCGATGCCGGATGTCGATAACCCGGTCATGGAACATGCCGATGGCGTCGAGCGTGACGAGCGCCACCGTGACCCCGTTGCTGCGCAGCACGACGGCGCGCACGTCGAGCGGGTCGTGAACGCCCTTCGCGGGCCGGTCCGTATTGAATCCGGTCATCCAAACCGCGTCGAATCCGCCATTATGGTTCGTGTCCGTGTAAGTGTCCGGTCCCGCAAGCGGCCCGACGTAACTCAAGAGCCCGGTGCTTGGCTTGTAGGTGTTATCGTTGTCCACGTCGTTGAACGTGTCGTACTTCGCGAGGTCCGGCGTGATGTCGCGCTTCGCGACGCCTGCCTCGAGCACGCCCGGCGCCGCGCCGCCGCCTGCATTCACGAAATCGAGATGGTACCAGCGATACGGGCCTTTCATGCGGTAGCCGAGCAACGCCACGAGCGCGACCAGGAGAATCAGCAGCGCCGTGATGACCCTATGCCGCCGCGGGAAAGAACCTTTCGATAACATGAGCGCGTCTCCTTGCCGTGTACGGTTGCGCGGGCGAATTCACCACAACGTCTGCAGCGGCTGAAACCGCGCGCGGTCTTGCGGGAGCGCGAGGTTCAACAGCAGACGAAAATCCCCCGAGTTTGTAACGCGATACAGCTTGCGGAAGACATCGGCGCGCTCCCCCGGCAGGGCGACCCCCTGGAACGCGCTCGTTCCAAGGTACGGGTTGTCAACCAGGAATTCGTAGACGGGGAAGAAGTACCGGACCGTATCTGCGCCGGATGCCGTAAAGTGCGGGTGAACCGTCCGCCCGAAATCGACCGCGCCAGTCGAACTGGTGTAGACGAGGCGGAGCGGCAGGTCCTGCAAGTCGCCCTGCAATTCGATGACGAGGTATTCTTCGTGGGGCAGCCAAACCCACATGTTCGGGTTGTCGATAACGGGCTTGGGCAGGTCCAGGGGCTTGAACAGGCGCCACACCTGGGGTCCGTCCGGCAGGGATGCCTGCTCTACGGCAAGTTCTTCCAGGCCGGCCGCGGCGTGCTGTTCCACGATTTTGCCGACGGTCCCGCGCTGCAACGCCGTGGCCAGCCCCAGCGGCCCGGCAAGCAGCACCGCAACGGTGGCCAGGAAAGCGGCCGCGTTGCGTACGCGGGGCCGCCACCATGCGCGCGGGTGAAGCAGCGTCTGCCGCGCGAGCGCCCGCGCCTCCGCCCCGCGCAGCGAGACAAGACCGCGCCAGAGGACGTGCAGCAGGAATCCGGCGAGCCAATAGGGCGCAAACACGAGATGGAACACGTGCCGCGGCTGGAACTGGATTACGGGATACCCGGTGAAAAACAGCAGCAGGAACAGCGCGCCAATCGCCGCGCGCACGTCGAGAAAACCCATCAGCACGAAGGCCGCCGCCGCGTACCAAACGCCGAATTGCTCCATGTGCGCCGCGACCGGGCCCAGCAGCCGCGTCGCGTGCGCCACGAGCGGTTCGCCGGGCGTCGCGTGTATCTGCAGGCTGACGGCCGCGTCGCCGAGGAAGTATTTGACGGCGCAGAGAAAGCGCACTATCTGGTCCGCGGGAAGGGTGCGCAACACTTCGAACACGAATTGCCTGCCCGCCCATGCGGCGGCTTGGCCTTCGTTGTGAATCGCCCCTTTGAAATCCAGGACGCGGCGCACGTAGCTCGTCCGGACCGCGTGCGAGTAGTTGTCGTTAATGCAGTACATCACCTCGTAGGACGCCGGCCCTACACCCATGAATTCGTCGGAAGACGCGGCCATGCCGTTCATGACGTTGTGGTAGGCCAGCGTGCCGACGCGTTCCGTCGCCTGCAGGATGGGCCGCGCGGGCACATAGAAACAGGCGATAAGCGCCGCCGCGGCCGCCAGTCGCAGGAAGACCGGCAGGCGCGCGGCGCCACGCGCCAGGAACAGCACGACGACCAGCGCGGGCGGCACGCAGATGAGCAGGTCCTGCCGGAAACCAAGCCCGGTCCCGATGATGAGGCCGAGCAACGCGCTTGTCCCGAGATAGGGCCAGCGCCGCCACCGGCACTTGACCAGCACGCCCATGACCAGCAACGCCGCGAGCAGCCAAGGCACCTTTGACAGGTCGCGCGGCATGGGCAACGCCGTCAACACGAGCGGCGAGAGCATGAATATCAGCGCGCCCGCCGCGCTGAGCAACCGCCCCATGCCCAGCCGGAAGATACCGTAGACCAGCAGCACGGACACAACGAAAAAGGCCGCGAGCAGCAGCTTCATGGTCTGCCAGCCGATGCCGAACAGCCACCACACGCCCCCGAGCAGGTACAGGAAATACTGGTGCGTTTCGCGGAACACCGCGTGTTCCCAGGTTGGGAACTCCGCGGGCAACTGGTCCGGCGTGAACACCTGCGTTCTGTAATCGAGGAACTCGTTCAGCGCGGGGATCGAGCCGGGCTCGGGAAAGACGAAACCCCGTCCGCATGCCAAGGTCACGGCGCTGCTGCAGAAATACGGCGGCAACGTCGGGAGCTTGTCCCCGCCCGGCGACAAGAGATACGCCATGCCCGTCAGCGCCGCGAGCCATGCAAGCGCCAAGGCGACGAAGAGGTCGCTGCGCAGCAGCCGCGCGAACCGGACTCGTCCGGCACGCGGCGGCGCGCTCGTTTCGGGCTGCGGAATCTGTTCCGGCATGGCTGCTCACTCGGGTCTCGCGCGCCAGTATACCGAACGGGCAGGAACAGGGCCACGCGGCCGCGGAATTCCCGGAATCCCCGTTCTCCTGGCGCGGGTCTTGTCAGACCGGCCGAAATTGAATGCAACCCGGCCGCGTTCTAGACTAGCGGCTTGACGGGCGGGGATGCGTCACGCACGAGCACGAAAGAAGAAAGATGTATCACCGTCAGGTAAATGCGGAGCGCGCCTCGCGCGCGCAGGGAGACGCCAGGGAATGACCAAGCCACTGAACTTTGCCGTCGTGGGGCTGGGCATGGGCCAGCATCACTGCAAGGCGATTGCGCGCGCGCGCGGGGCGCGGCTCGTCGCCGTCTGCGACGTGGATGAGGAGCGGCTGCGCCCCGTGGCGGCTCAATACGAGTGCAAGGCGTACACCGAGTACGAAGCCATGCTCCGAGACCCCGGCATTGACGTGGTCAACATCGTGACCGAGAGCGGCTACCACGCGCGGATGGGCATGCAGGCGGCGCGCGCGGGCAAGCACCTGGTCATGGAGAAGCCGGTCGACATCGTCCCGGTTCGCATCAAGAAGCTCGAAACAGCCGTCGCCGCGGCGGGCGTCAAGTGCGCATGCATTTTTCAGTCACGCATGGACGCCTGCAACATCGCGATCAAGAAGGCCCTGGACGCGGGCAAGCTGGGCAAGCTCATCGGGCTGCACGGCGCATTGCCTTGGTATCGGGGGCCGGACTACTTCGCGGGAATTCACGGCGCGTGGCGCGCCACCTGGGTCATCGACGGCGGTGGCAGTCTCATGAACCAAGGAATTCACACACTGGACTTGCTCATCTTTTTCGGCGGTCTGGTCGAAAGCGTCTGCGCCTTCTACGGTGTGCATAATCACGACATCGAGGCGGAAGACCAGACGGTTGCCTGCCTGCGCTACGCGAACGGCGCGCTGGGAGCCCTGTACACGACCACGTGCTGCGTTCCCGAAGGCGCGCAGACCATTTACGGCTACGGCACGAAAGGCTCGTTCCGCACCGTGGGCAACCGGATCGATCTTTACGCCATGGGCACACAGAGGGAGCGCGCGCGCATGCTCGCGCGGTTCGGCTGCGGGGCCGGCGCGCGAGTGGACGCAATCGCCAAGGACCCCATGGCCGTCGGTACGGACGGGCACTTGATCATCATCGAGGACCTTGTCCGCGCCATCCGCGAAAACCGGGACCCAATAGTCCCCCTCTCCGCGGCACGCCACGCCGTCGAGGTCGCTTGCGCCATTTACAAGTCCGGCAGGACCGGGAAAGCTGCGCGGGTAATCACGGATAATCGTTGAATACAAGGTTAACATGGGTGTGCGATAATACGCGGATGACGTCCTGTGGTCTTGGACAAACAGAGGGAGGTCACGATCATGCGCACGCGCTGTCTGCATAACCTATGCTTACCCGCGTTTCTTGCTGTTTCGAGCCTGCTTGGGGCCGGCTGCATCCCGATCGATGTTACCGCCGACCTGCCGTCCTTCGATACGCCGTTCAA is from Candidatus Hydrogenedentota bacterium and encodes:
- a CDS encoding Gfo/Idh/MocA family oxidoreductase, with translation MTKPLNFAVVGLGMGQHHCKAIARARGARLVAVCDVDEERLRPVAAQYECKAYTEYEAMLRDPGIDVVNIVTESGYHARMGMQAARAGKHLVMEKPVDIVPVRIKKLETAVAAAGVKCACIFQSRMDACNIAIKKALDAGKLGKLIGLHGALPWYRGPDYFAGIHGAWRATWVIDGGGSLMNQGIHTLDLLIFFGGLVESVCAFYGVHNHDIEAEDQTVACLRYANGALGALYTTTCCVPEGAQTIYGYGTKGSFRTVGNRIDLYAMGTQRERARMLARFGCGAGARVDAIAKDPMAVGTDGHLIIIEDLVRAIRENRDPIVPLSAARHAVEVACAIYKSGRTGKAARVITDNR